The Chryseobacterium oranimense genome contains the following window.
ACTGACTGTTTTTGATTATGGTTCCGGATCCGCACAGATCGACCAGATCAACTTAAGACCTCTTCACCTTGCCGGGTTTACAGGTACAGGAGTCTCTATTGCGGTTATCGATGCCGGTTTTCCTTATGTGGATACCGGATCTGCATTTGAAAGACTGCGTAATAACAATCAAATCAAAGCTGTTTATGACTTTGTCACCAAAACAGCCAATGTATACAGTACCTCCATCAGCAATCACGGATCCGCTGTGTTAGGCGCTATAGGCGGATATATCGAAAATACTTTTGTAGGGTCTGCCCCGGATGCCGATTTTTACCTTTACCGAAGCGAAAATGCTGTCGGTGAAATCCCCGAAGAGGAATTGTACTGGATAGAAGCAGCTGAAGAAGCAGACAGAAAAGGTGTTGATATTATCACAGCCTCACTTGGATACAATGTTTTTGACGATTCCAGGTACAACTACACCTACTCGGATATGAACGGAACTACTTCTTTTATTGCCAGAGCTGCCGAAATAGCAACCAATAAGGGGATTTTTGTTCTTGCAGCAGCAGGAAATTCAGGAGCCCAGCCCTGGCATTATATTATGACTCCGGCAGATAATTCCAAGGTATTCAGCATAGGATCTGTGGATGCAGCAGGAAGCTCTTCAGGATTTTCATCTTATGGGCCTAATTCCTTGGGTGTGGTAAAACCTGACGGAAGTTCAAGAGGAAGTGCTGCGGCAACCGTGACCAACAGTACATTAACCTCAGTTAGCGGAACATCTATTGCAACTCCCATCGCCGCAGGTGGTGTCGCGTGTTTTATTCAGGCTTTCCCATCGATGAACAGGGAACAGATCAGGACAAAACTCCGTCAGACCGCTTCTCTATACCCTGCCCACACAGACCAGATGGGGTATGGAATTCTTAATTTTGGAGGCCTTTACAATCAAGTATTGAATACTTCTGAAATAGTGAAGAAAGAAAAGTTTGCCCTATTTCCCAATCCTGTAAAAAATATTCTGAATATTGCTTCTGAAAGTGAAGTTGTATCATTGGAAATCTATGATAATTTAGGGAAGCTGATCAGGAAAAATAGAGGGCAGAAATCTGTAAAAGTAGAGGATTTCCCGAAAGGAACGTATTATCTGAAAATTCAGATGAAGAATGATATTTTTTATGAGAAGTTTTTAAAAGAATAATTAAATAACGATTAAACTGGTACAGATGTCTGCAGTCTTTTTAAATTCTTATTTCACTCAGATTTCTCAGATCACTCAGATTTTTTATGGCAACAAATATATTCAATAG
Protein-coding sequences here:
- a CDS encoding S8/S53 family peptidase, whose product is MKKLLFFCLLVGYSAANAQTELVFVYFTDKPNKAAFYANPLSELSQKSLNRRTSLGITLNDQDAPIEQSYIQNLQNLGFTVTDYSKWLNGAAVNATPAQITVLQAQPYVQSVGRFAKNNTSVTKTAVQNKWNPVSEAEKTLTVFDYGSGSAQIDQINLRPLHLAGFTGTGVSIAVIDAGFPYVDTGSAFERLRNNNQIKAVYDFVTKTANVYSTSISNHGSAVLGAIGGYIENTFVGSAPDADFYLYRSENAVGEIPEEELYWIEAAEEADRKGVDIITASLGYNVFDDSRYNYTYSDMNGTTSFIARAAEIATNKGIFVLAAAGNSGAQPWHYIMTPADNSKVFSIGSVDAAGSSSGFSSYGPNSLGVVKPDGSSRGSAAATVTNSTLTSVSGTSIATPIAAGGVACFIQAFPSMNREQIRTKLRQTASLYPAHTDQMGYGILNFGGLYNQVLNTSEIVKKEKFALFPNPVKNILNIASESEVVSLEIYDNLGKLIRKNRGQKSVKVEDFPKGTYYLKIQMKNDIFYEKFLKE